The following coding sequences lie in one Myxococcus xanthus genomic window:
- a CDS encoding vWA domain-containing protein produces MSRVVRVLAGVLVAVAMVMACTDSYLYDPRRDTEVPVDRAVTLEGRFCTVGSNEVVRPIKLVVAMDASQSMRVSDPDGARATALVELIQNLPRDPEVHLAVMLFAGSTTAFLTQQPGNPPQDGFVQVSSMDDATLRRLSEQLLTFRNPDTSPNRDSTDFVKPLSDIYSLINTDIARSRLDPGGAQALAQARYSVIFLSDGKPTNDQDDELLRGDAVVRIRQLRDLVEDVRVNTVHVFNPTQPVSSVCDLSGDGGCPLLIINQNADRLEQMASLGGGNFRDFRNNEPINFLDFTFGQVRRAFIVKEMVAFNFSAPPGSPVGEADSDGDGLTDARELELGTDPHKVDTDGDGFSDGVEVYFRDRGVDFNPTQEALPDGGGLDRGCPPALRGVDSDCDGLLDCDEQFVGTNATLADSDRDGVPDGMEWLGGTQGASNDLDEDPDNDGLTNRMELRMHTRPLAVDTADLSVNGYRYAFEADGPPDNLGRQCYRFRVENVLLAPTMASADDAGVVQRGAGFNDIAMSVAMVPGDDPTARTLVRTFRVNDVRYPVGGIKSPADGVIRVEPEQFVDGCPGRPDDVPPTP; encoded by the coding sequence GTGAGCCGCGTTGTCCGAGTCCTGGCGGGCGTCCTGGTGGCCGTGGCGATGGTGATGGCGTGTACGGATTCCTATCTGTACGACCCTCGCCGTGACACGGAAGTGCCGGTGGACCGGGCGGTGACGTTGGAAGGCCGCTTCTGCACCGTGGGCAGCAACGAGGTGGTGCGGCCCATCAAGCTGGTGGTCGCCATGGACGCCTCGCAGTCCATGCGGGTGAGCGACCCGGACGGCGCTCGCGCCACCGCGCTGGTGGAGCTCATCCAGAACCTGCCCAGGGACCCGGAGGTGCACCTGGCGGTGATGCTCTTCGCGGGCAGCACCACGGCCTTCCTCACGCAGCAGCCGGGCAACCCGCCCCAGGACGGCTTCGTCCAGGTGTCCTCCATGGATGACGCCACGTTGCGGCGCCTGTCCGAGCAACTGCTCACCTTCCGCAACCCCGACACCTCGCCGAACCGGGACTCGACGGACTTCGTCAAGCCGCTGTCGGACATCTACTCGCTCATCAACACGGACATCGCGCGCAGCCGGCTGGACCCGGGCGGTGCGCAGGCGCTGGCGCAGGCGCGCTACTCCGTCATCTTCCTGTCGGACGGCAAGCCCACCAACGACCAGGACGACGAGTTGCTCCGGGGCGACGCGGTGGTGCGCATTCGCCAGCTGCGGGATTTGGTGGAGGACGTGCGCGTCAACACCGTGCACGTCTTCAACCCCACGCAGCCGGTGTCCTCGGTGTGTGACTTGTCTGGTGATGGGGGCTGCCCGCTGCTCATCATCAACCAGAACGCGGACCGGCTGGAGCAGATGGCCTCGCTGGGCGGCGGCAACTTCCGCGACTTCCGCAACAACGAGCCCATCAACTTCCTGGACTTCACCTTCGGCCAGGTGCGCCGCGCCTTCATCGTGAAGGAGATGGTGGCCTTCAACTTCTCCGCGCCGCCAGGCAGCCCGGTGGGCGAGGCGGACTCGGACGGTGATGGCCTGACGGACGCGCGCGAGCTGGAGCTGGGCACGGACCCGCACAAGGTGGACACGGACGGGGACGGCTTCAGCGACGGCGTGGAGGTGTACTTCCGCGACCGCGGCGTGGACTTCAACCCCACGCAGGAGGCCCTGCCCGACGGCGGCGGGCTGGACCGCGGCTGCCCGCCGGCGCTGCGCGGCGTGGACTCGGATTGCGACGGCCTGCTGGACTGCGACGAGCAGTTCGTGGGCACCAACGCGACGCTGGCGGACAGTGACCGGGACGGCGTGCCGGACGGCATGGAGTGGCTGGGCGGCACGCAGGGCGCCAGCAACGACTTGGACGAGGACCCGGACAACGACGGGCTGACGAACCGGATGGAGCTGCGGATGCACACCCGGCCGCTGGCGGTGGACACCGCGGACCTGTCGGTGAATGGCTACCGCTACGCCTTCGAGGCGGACGGCCCGCCGGACAACCTGGGCCGCCAGTGCTACCGCTTCCGCGTGGAGAACGTCCTGCTGGCCCCCACGATGGCGTCCGCGGACGACGCGGGCGTGGTGCAGCGCGGGGCGGGCTTCAACGACATCGCGATGTCCGTGGCCATGGTGCCCGGAGACGACCCCACCGCCCGGACGCTTGTCCGCACCTTCCGCGTGAATGACGTGCGCTACCCGGTGGGCGGCATCAAGTCGCCCGCCGACGGCGTCATCCGCGTGGAACCCGAGCAGTTCGTCGACGGCTGCCCCGGCCGCCCCGACGACGTGCCCCCGACGCCTTGA
- the mtsD gene encoding cell-cell cohesion protein MtsD gives MRRFVRTSLLAAGLLASGLWSCSDAMLESRVDALSNLDDRLTLQGRVCTRPPSPSGFPVKVVVVIDESGSMCVSDPPGSQLDNGFCQRREILDIIPEGVTEPARVRALKRLVQQFREVNAQGGNVQVSVAPFETNVRNVWPPTTTGDRFARPDNNIDSYIEGLQSQLGKGTDYQGALSYAYSLISSDINAVAQSNPELLPRTRYVVVFLTDGTPYPRCSATDNLSVYADPDNPDLTWADSLRDFCNLTNTTDQIDGFEVGTDRNQNYQLFSYVRRLMELKDQYNVGDLRMHTVLLFNQEAVRACGPICQDIYGVYPGVEPARYPEAAKKIAAWLLRRFADIGNGVYQEFNDTGEISNLGLGALDYSSFASRNVMKTLMVESLSSAPGDTGRVLDSDGDGVPDSIDNSFTLKTNTFVADSDGDCLDDGFEYRREDQGFRAANDLDARGCNPASPLTPNCVCRDTDGDGLSQFAEDYLRTRTGIVDSDGDGVPDGLEARWGLNPLENSVSGLDTDGDGIPDAQELRAGSNPTRRDKAFHERFGYQYETRIAEVRPDGSLCYDFTVSNLQLVTPPDRAGVKQGYNLFKVWFAEAPESGVSTDYGVWRTACAWAQYAPPSVRVPVGPELTFEDADFRRPDTLSNPWNNQNDCVGIPPSGSANP, from the coding sequence ATGCGCCGCTTCGTTCGTACCTCGCTGCTCGCGGCGGGCCTCCTGGCTTCGGGCCTGTGGTCCTGTTCGGACGCCATGCTCGAATCGAGGGTGGATGCGCTCTCCAACCTCGATGACCGGCTGACGCTCCAGGGGCGGGTGTGCACGCGCCCGCCCAGCCCCTCCGGCTTCCCGGTGAAGGTGGTGGTGGTCATCGACGAGTCGGGCAGCATGTGCGTCTCCGACCCGCCGGGCTCGCAGCTCGACAACGGCTTCTGCCAGCGCCGGGAGATTCTGGACATCATCCCGGAGGGCGTCACCGAGCCCGCGCGCGTGCGCGCCCTCAAGCGGCTGGTGCAGCAGTTCCGGGAAGTGAATGCGCAGGGCGGCAACGTGCAGGTGTCCGTCGCCCCCTTTGAAACGAACGTGCGCAACGTCTGGCCGCCCACCACGACGGGGGACCGCTTCGCCCGGCCGGACAACAACATCGACAGCTACATCGAGGGCCTGCAGAGCCAGCTGGGCAAGGGCACCGACTACCAGGGCGCCCTGTCCTACGCCTACAGCCTCATCTCCAGCGACATCAACGCGGTGGCGCAGTCCAACCCGGAGCTGCTGCCGCGCACGCGCTACGTCGTCGTCTTCCTGACCGACGGCACGCCGTATCCGCGCTGCTCGGCCACCGACAACCTCAGCGTCTACGCCGACCCGGACAACCCGGACCTGACGTGGGCGGACTCGCTGAGAGACTTCTGCAACCTCACCAACACCACGGACCAGATTGATGGGTTCGAGGTGGGGACGGACCGCAACCAGAACTACCAGCTGTTCAGCTACGTGCGGCGGCTGATGGAGTTGAAGGACCAGTACAACGTGGGCGATTTGCGCATGCACACGGTGCTGCTCTTCAACCAGGAAGCGGTGCGGGCGTGTGGCCCCATCTGCCAGGACATCTACGGCGTGTACCCGGGCGTGGAGCCGGCGCGCTATCCGGAGGCCGCGAAGAAGATCGCCGCGTGGCTGCTGCGGCGCTTCGCGGACATCGGCAACGGCGTGTACCAGGAGTTCAACGACACGGGCGAAATCTCCAACCTGGGCCTGGGCGCGCTGGACTACTCGTCGTTCGCCTCGCGCAACGTGATGAAGACGCTGATGGTGGAGTCGCTCAGCTCCGCGCCGGGTGACACCGGCCGCGTGCTGGACAGCGATGGGGACGGGGTGCCGGACTCCATCGACAACAGCTTCACGCTGAAGACCAACACCTTCGTGGCGGACAGCGACGGCGACTGCCTGGATGACGGCTTCGAATACCGCCGCGAGGACCAGGGCTTCCGCGCCGCCAATGATTTGGACGCGCGCGGGTGCAACCCGGCCTCGCCGCTGACGCCCAACTGCGTCTGCCGCGACACGGACGGTGACGGCCTGTCCCAGTTCGCCGAGGACTACCTGCGCACGCGCACCGGCATCGTGGACAGCGACGGAGACGGCGTGCCGGACGGCCTGGAGGCGCGCTGGGGGCTCAACCCGCTGGAGAACAGCGTGTCGGGCCTGGACACGGACGGTGACGGCATCCCGGACGCCCAGGAGCTGCGCGCGGGAAGTAATCCCACGCGCCGCGACAAGGCCTTCCACGAGCGCTTCGGCTACCAGTACGAGACGCGCATCGCGGAGGTCCGTCCCGACGGCAGCCTCTGCTACGACTTCACCGTGTCCAACCTGCAGCTCGTCACGCCGCCGGACCGCGCGGGCGTGAAGCAGGGCTACAACCTCTTCAAGGTGTGGTTCGCCGAGGCACCGGAGAGTGGCGTGAGCACGGACTACGGCGTGTGGCGCACCGCCTGCGCCTGGGCGCAGTATGCGCCGCCCAGCGTGCGGGTCCCGGTGGGGCCCGAGCTGACCTTCGAGGATGCTGACTTCCGCCGGCCCGACACCTTGAGCAACCCGTGGAACAACCAGAACGACTGCGTCGGAATCCCGCCCTCGGGGAGCGCCAATCCGTGA
- the mtsC gene encoding cell-cell cohesion MYXO-CTERM protein MtsC → MTRARFASVLTLGAFLVFSPAGALAQSNNNPDNPECLGDRCGMPLEVGGGCGCGAGGSIWVNYTDDGDTLSYTDDADGDGRADDRDNCPFVSNRDQADDDGDGVGNACDNCPTLSNFQQRDADGDGIGDDCDPDQDNDGRPNAEDNCPLVPNPNQEDLDKDGQGDVCDLDDDNDSWLDGEDNCPRFANVDQTVMPEDITVCRVDADGDNISDSSDNCPGVPNPDQRDTDGDGVGDACDPDIDGDSVLNTQDNCPAVENRDQRDDDRDGIGDACDTRYCLVTNPERPDDCLDPKSPFTVSAGGLFRTDKAGITIRPPLFANRNGAAMEYEWVVVKRPSGSTAVVERPQGAVTLSRDWQYMYVDGSVPTFVPDKKGEYQLQLTARLAFSDRVFPDQRVSASTLTVLVGDDSEEGNNCSSVPAGFSATALGAALLSVLMRRRRPQQ, encoded by the coding sequence ATGACACGCGCTCGTTTCGCTTCAGTCCTCACGCTGGGGGCTTTCCTCGTCTTCAGCCCCGCCGGGGCGCTGGCTCAGTCCAATAACAACCCCGACAACCCGGAGTGCCTGGGCGACCGGTGCGGCATGCCGCTGGAGGTCGGCGGTGGCTGTGGTTGCGGCGCGGGCGGCAGCATCTGGGTGAACTACACGGACGACGGCGACACGCTGTCGTACACGGACGACGCGGACGGCGACGGCCGCGCGGATGACCGCGACAATTGTCCCTTCGTCTCCAACCGCGACCAGGCGGACGACGACGGTGACGGCGTGGGCAACGCCTGCGACAACTGCCCCACGCTCTCCAACTTCCAGCAGCGCGACGCGGACGGCGACGGCATCGGCGACGACTGCGACCCGGACCAGGACAACGACGGCCGCCCCAACGCGGAGGACAACTGCCCGCTGGTGCCCAACCCGAACCAAGAGGACCTGGACAAGGACGGCCAGGGTGACGTCTGCGATCTGGACGACGATAACGATAGCTGGCTCGACGGCGAAGACAACTGCCCCCGATTCGCCAATGTCGATCAGACGGTGATGCCCGAAGACATCACCGTGTGCCGCGTGGACGCGGACGGCGACAACATCTCCGACAGCAGCGACAACTGCCCCGGCGTGCCCAACCCCGACCAGCGTGACACGGACGGTGACGGTGTCGGCGACGCGTGCGACCCCGACATCGACGGCGACAGCGTGCTCAACACGCAGGACAACTGCCCCGCCGTCGAAAACCGCGACCAGCGCGACGACGACCGTGACGGCATTGGCGACGCGTGCGACACGCGCTACTGCCTGGTGACGAACCCCGAGCGCCCCGACGACTGCCTGGACCCGAAGTCGCCGTTCACCGTCAGCGCCGGTGGCCTGTTCCGCACGGACAAGGCCGGCATCACCATCCGCCCGCCGCTGTTCGCCAACCGCAACGGCGCGGCCATGGAGTACGAGTGGGTGGTGGTGAAGCGTCCCTCGGGTTCCACCGCCGTGGTGGAGCGTCCTCAGGGCGCGGTGACGCTCAGCCGCGACTGGCAGTACATGTACGTCGACGGCAGCGTGCCCACCTTCGTTCCGGACAAGAAGGGCGAGTACCAGCTCCAGCTGACCGCGCGCCTGGCCTTCTCCGACCGCGTGTTCCCCGACCAGCGCGTGTCCGCCTCCACCCTCACGGTGCTCGTGGGGGATGACTCGGAGGAGGGCAACAACTGCAGCTCGGTGCCCGCGGGCTTCAGCGCCACCGCCCTGGGCGCCGCGCTGCTCAGCGTGCTGATGCGCCGCCGCCGTCCCCAGCAGTAA